One region of Calditrichota bacterium genomic DNA includes:
- a CDS encoding PDZ domain-containing protein, translating into MRKLFYRTWIVLFVLMFFATGCSAREKTEQSVSSKDSLQIYKESQTSSEDVQKANTHIGDVRQNAITRAVRKVASAVVGVNVTQIQEYVATPFGNDPFFQFFFPGMRYRQEVKSLGSGFLISPDGYIVTNEHVVHNAVKIIVTMVAGKNYPAKLVGSDYTTDLALLKIDGKNLPICELGNSDNIIVGEWAIALGNPFGLFELSRHPSVTVGVVSATHLNFGRQGGDRVYQDMIQTDASINPGNSGGPMVDALGNVIGVNTFIFTGGANSEGSIGLGFSIPVNRVKRVIKDLKKYGKVNRQFWTGLEVDNINYLIAKYFGLSSTKGVIVTSVKPNSPAAKAGIRVGDIILAINGKEIQGTEDIWTILANMDAKPGDVLTLTLFRKGQKKSVRLKLAPIQG; encoded by the coding sequence ATGCGAAAACTTTTTTATCGAACGTGGATTGTTCTGTTTGTTTTGATGTTTTTTGCGACGGGGTGTTCGGCCCGTGAAAAAACAGAACAATCGGTTTCGTCAAAGGATAGCCTGCAGATCTACAAAGAAAGCCAAACCTCGTCGGAGGATGTCCAAAAAGCAAATACCCACATCGGAGACGTTCGGCAAAATGCCATTACCCGAGCGGTCCGAAAAGTGGCGTCCGCTGTGGTGGGGGTAAATGTAACACAAATTCAGGAGTATGTGGCCACCCCGTTTGGGAACGACCCCTTTTTTCAGTTTTTTTTCCCGGGGATGCGTTATCGCCAGGAGGTTAAAAGCCTGGGGTCGGGATTTCTCATTTCACCGGATGGGTACATTGTGACCAACGAGCATGTGGTTCACAACGCCGTTAAAATCATTGTAACCATGGTGGCCGGGAAAAATTATCCGGCCAAGTTGGTGGGTTCGGATTACACAACCGATCTGGCGCTTCTTAAAATTGACGGGAAAAACCTCCCCATTTGCGAGTTGGGAAATTCGGACAACATTATCGTGGGGGAATGGGCCATTGCTCTGGGGAACCCGTTTGGGCTCTTTGAACTGAGCCGGCATCCCTCGGTAACGGTGGGTGTGGTGAGTGCGACCCACTTGAATTTTGGGCGACAGGGAGGTGATCGGGTGTATCAGGACATGATTCAAACAGACGCCTCCATCAATCCGGGCAACAGCGGCGGCCCGATGGTTGATGCCCTGGGAAATGTAATTGGCGTGAATACGTTCATTTTTACAGGCGGGGCAAACAGCGAGGGGTCTATTGGTCTGGGCTTTTCGATCCCCGTGAACCGCGTTAAGCGTGTGATTAAGGATCTCAAAAAATACGGCAAAGTCAACCGGCAGTTCTGGACGGGCCTGGAAGTGGACAATATCAATTACTTAATTGCAAAATATTTTGGTCTCTCGTCCACAAAGGGTGTTATCGTGACCAGTGTAAAGCCCAACAGTCCGGCTGCAAAAGCAGGAATACGGGTAGGCGATATTATTCTGGCAATTAATGGAAAGGAAATCCAGGGAACAGAAGATATTTGGACCATTCTGGCCAATATGGATGCCAAGCCGGGTGATGTTTTAACGCTGACCCTTTTTCGCAAGGGGCAGAAAAAAAGTGTCCGGTTGAAACTGGCGCCCATCCAGGGATAA
- the fsa gene encoding fructose-6-phosphate aldolase — protein MKFFIDTANVDEIREAASLGVLDGVTTNPSLMAKEAGKGKTFRQILEEICEIVDGPISAEAVSLDYEGIVREGRELSKIHKNIVVKVPVIMDGLKAVKTLEEEGIRTNVTLIFSPSQALLAAKAGASFVSPFVGRLDDISHFGMELVGQLVEIFLNYDFKTEIIVASIRNPLHVVEAAQMGAHIATIPFKVINQLVKHPLTDIGIKRFLDDWEKAKASLGVSS, from the coding sequence ATGAAGTTTTTTATTGACACAGCGAATGTGGATGAAATTCGGGAAGCGGCCAGTCTGGGCGTGTTGGACGGTGTTACGACCAATCCTTCACTTATGGCAAAGGAAGCCGGAAAGGGAAAAACATTTCGGCAAATCCTGGAAGAAATCTGCGAAATCGTGGACGGCCCCATCAGCGCGGAGGCGGTTAGTCTGGATTATGAAGGCATTGTGCGGGAGGGACGCGAGCTCTCCAAAATTCATAAAAATATTGTCGTAAAAGTTCCCGTCATTATGGATGGTCTTAAGGCGGTAAAAACCCTGGAGGAAGAGGGGATTCGCACGAATGTTACCCTCATTTTTTCTCCCAGTCAGGCGCTATTGGCGGCAAAAGCCGGGGCGTCTTTTGTCAGCCCTTTTGTGGGACGACTGGATGATATCAGCCATTTTGGAATGGAATTGGTGGGGCAGCTGGTGGAGATTTTCCTCAATTATGATTTTAAGACCGAAATTATTGTCGCCAGCATTCGAAATCCCTTACATGTGGTGGAAGCTGCCCAGATGGGCGCCCACATCGCCACCATCCCCTTTAAGGTGATTAATCAATTGGTAAAACATCCCCTGACCGATATTGGCATTAAACGTTTTTTGGATGACTGGGAAAAAGCGAAGGCATCTCTGGGGGTGTCGTCCTGA
- the truA gene encoding tRNA pseudouridine(38-40) synthase TruA — MNYKLILEYDGTDFSGFQIQPRQRTVQGEMQRALDRLFPEGYCLAAAGRTDAGVHALGQVVNIRAEKAFAPETLQKALNANLPGDIVVKQAEIVAPDFHARFSACRRSYEYRLITEPTALFRRFVWAISFVPDGKILRQCAEIVKANENFESFTKTGAEVRHFLCAVEESRWEQDGPNFVYHISANRFLHNMVRILVGTMLEVARGRFSVADFEKMFRARDRKAAGLTAPARGLLLVRVDYSC; from the coding sequence GTGAATTACAAATTAATTCTGGAGTACGATGGGACGGATTTCTCCGGGTTTCAGATTCAACCCCGGCAGCGAACCGTTCAGGGAGAAATGCAGCGTGCTCTGGATCGTCTGTTTCCGGAAGGGTATTGCCTGGCCGCCGCCGGGAGAACGGATGCCGGAGTACATGCACTGGGACAGGTGGTAAATATCCGGGCAGAAAAAGCGTTTGCGCCCGAAACACTTCAAAAAGCGCTGAATGCCAATCTTCCGGGTGATATTGTAGTCAAACAGGCGGAAATAGTGGCCCCGGATTTTCACGCCCGATTTTCAGCCTGCCGCCGATCGTACGAGTATCGGCTGATCACTGAGCCCACGGCGCTGTTTCGCAGATTTGTCTGGGCGATTTCCTTTGTTCCGGATGGGAAGATTCTCCGGCAATGTGCGGAAATCGTAAAAGCAAATGAGAATTTTGAATCGTTTACGAAGACGGGTGCAGAGGTTAGGCACTTTTTGTGCGCGGTGGAAGAATCGCGGTGGGAACAGGACGGCCCGAATTTTGTGTATCATATTTCCGCCAATCGTTTTTTACACAATATGGTTCGCATTCTGGTAGGAACCATGCTGGAGGTGGCCAGAGGGCGGTTTTCTGTTGCTGATTTTGAGAAGATGTTTCGTGCGAGAGATCGAAAAGCGGCCGGACTCACGGCGCCTGCGCGCGGGCTGCTGCTGGTTCGCGTTGATTACAGTTGCTGA